AGAACTTTCCCATACTGCTAAGAATCTATATAATCAAGCTGTATATAATATTAGGCAATACTACTTTCAAGAGAATAAATATCTTAATTATCAAAAGAATAATTCTCTTTTAAAAAATAGTGAGAACTATAAAACTCTTAATTCTAATATGTCACAACAGATTCTTAAAGAAGTTGATGGTTCTTTTAAGTCTT
The sequence above is a segment of the Fusobacterium varium genome. Coding sequences within it:
- a CDS encoding transposase, whose product is MYLTVKQQLKHLSKEEYLSLRELSHTAKNLYNQAVYNIRQYYFQENKYLNYQKNNSLLKNSENYKTLNSNMSQQILKEVDGSFKS